The nucleotide sequence AAGCTAAATGCTGGCCTGATACAAGGATCAACTTGTATTTGCATGGATGTGTGATGCATCTTAAGTTTCAAGAACAATTAGATATGGACATGACATAGTTTTCCCAAGAAAATACAAATCGATAATCAATCAGTTCAAAGATAGATCACATGTCAAGATTTAGTAGTTCTaatctatttaatcaattgCATATGTTTGAATCATCAACAAAAGTGCTTCTACCTTAAGCAATTACAGATTAATTTGCTCGTTAATGAAATATGGACTGCACATCATATTATTTGAAATCTATACGAAACTGAGGATAGAACATGCATTAAATGATTTGAAATCTCCATAACTGGAGGGGTCTCATTAATtgacaaggtaattatatgttAGCTTTCTTGTTACAAGTAACATAGAGGCTGGAGGAAGTTAAAAAAGAATGCAGAAGATTGAGACAACAAAGTATATTGAACATAACTAAGGTTGGTCTTGATAGTATGGCAGTAATAACCAAGTTAATCAAAGTTGGATTGAAGAGCGTAGCTACCATATACTTGTCATATCTCGATTCTCCAACGGTCACTTACAGAGGCAAGAAATCAGTTAtttgcctttctttttctctccataGCAATCACTGCAGCCCATGAATGACTCTGATTCCAGCATAGGCCACAGTTGTATGCAATCAATTCGGATGTGATTCATACCAGATTGAGGCGCCAACAAGCAATTTTCGGAGCACTTCAAAAATTCATTGGTGAAAAGTTTTCCACCAAAACTTAGTTTTCATTATCCTGGTTGTACAATATCAGAATGACATGATTTATTGGAATAAAGTCTATTCTTAActagagcatgcaaatgaacAGTGATGTGCATGGTTACATAATGTTGCATGAATGTTAGCATGCCAGCAATTGAAAataaaattcttcaaaatctGGCTATCCTGGACATTAGGTTCTCCCTTCAAATTGATGTATATggccacatacatacatacacacacacacacacacacatgaacgcatgcatacatacatagatacatacatgtacatatacatacatacgtacatgcatgcatatgtgtgtatatatatattatgtatatgtgtgtaactgtgtatacatatacataaacACATACAGATGCAGATACGGATACAGATACATACATACTCCCAAAATTACGGGGTTTGGTGAAGAAATCACGTCTCTGAACTTAACCAAGCATCCTTTTTTATAAGATTCACCATCATCAATAATTTCCAATTTGGATAATTCAAGTCGGCTACACTCAATTATCATCTCTTCCCTACTAGAAAGCATAATTGAAGCAACCCCCTATCTCTAGGGTTCAAGATTCTAAAGGTGGCTCTTTTGAACCTCCAacatgaaagaaagaaggagtAGCACCGGAATTAAAAGCGATAGGGGTACCTGATAGAACTTGCTCCCATCATTGACGGAGACGAGGAGCTCCTTGGCTTCCACCAAGGCGTCGTGGAGCGAGGCGAGGGCTTGGGCCTGGAATTCTCTAACGGAACCGCCGCCGCCGTCCCTCAGCTCGTCGAAGAGCGGGCTGAGGAGCTTCACCCGCCTGGTGAGATCGCAGCAAAGCCTCCTCAACGGCCCCCGGCTCTCCGGCAGCCCCGCTATCTCCGCCACCGCCCTCGACACGGTTTCCACGACCGCGATCCCGCCGAGGCCGCCCCCGCTTTCCGGCTCCTCCTCGTCGGTCGTCGGCCCCATCGCGACGATCCTAATTGGAGATCGAATTCGATTTCTTTGCGAGAAAATGAATTGGTTTTGATGCCGGAGAATAATACAATAGACAGGACGAGAGAGAGCAGGTGGGGAAAGCGGAGACGCAACCCGCGGCGAGAACTTTTATAACAGCaagacaaaataataataataataataataaattatattttttaatatttatatttattatatttgtaaTTAATAGTTTGTAAATTCTGTTAAATTAATAATGTTAATAAAATTACGTacattatataaaaaattaaaattatttttgaatggcaatatatatattcttatgtAGTTATGTCattggttttttattttttgcttaagtttattttagttattttttattttttctaatataGCACTTGAATCTTATTTAAGATCAATAATTTAACAAGTTATGAGCTACGgtattagataaaaataaatttttaaaaaataagtgtgatttttcaatttattggatgtaaatataatttatttctagttttagataatttttataatttattctaATAATGAtagttattattgttattattattaatattaaaaaataaaaaaattatggtaGTTTTCGGACAAGCTGGAAGGCAGACATTTTCCATCAGCCACACCAACCGTTCGTACACGACACAATTGTCAAACAGAGCAGGTGGAATATAAAAAATTCGGCTTGCGTAGCCACCCATTTTTAAACAGCTTGATAGAGACCATGTCCAAGATTCTAATTTGcaactttaattaaaattaaaatatcaataGAGTTTAGACATCCAATTAActaaatatttgtatttattggAAATTTAGGAGCCTTTGGTTATTACCAATATTTTAAACTCACAATCCCTATCACCATTAGTTTAGTTGAGTTTGGTGGTAACGTGGCCTTGTACACTGAGATGTTGATGTTGACTGTGGATTTCTAATTATGGATGGCATGAAGAGCGCTGCATGATGATGCCTCAAAGTTATAATTATATTCCACCTAACATCTTAATGCATGTTTTCCTCATCTGTTAGGCAAGTTGTTTTGACAaagtattttataatatttaattgAGAAGGTCAATATTTATCCTCCTACTTTCGTAACTTATATTTTCTAAATATTTAATTGAGAAGGTTGGAAATAAACCTAGCTTCAAGCTAAACTCCGAATTACTTCGATGTCTTTGAGTAACCGTATCACAGTCTGCAAACTCCACTGCCAAATGATACTAAAAACCCAAATTATTTTAGCTTTCCATGTGTATTACTTTGATACTAAGTCTTTTTATTGACGAGAGCTACATAATGACTGTCTGTAAATTGTTTACAGCCTCTACACAGTATGTTGAATAGACTTAGGTTAGATGGAAAATTACTGGAGGAAATGGCTCCAATTATAGTAGTGGAGAAGCGATAAAAGCCCTAACCATCAAAGATTAGGTCTTGACCATACCATGTCGGGATGAATTAGACTTGCATGTGCGAGCGAATAATGAGCACATTTGAACTACCATGTAGGTCCTAATTACGGATACTAGAAATGAAACCTATAGAGGAAGCTTGGATGGATGCAATTTGCGCACGATGCGTGGAGATAATTTAATTTCAAACAACGTGTACATCCAGCATTCCTTATTTCAGACACAAAATTGATGAAGGTATTATCGATCTGGTGGTACGACACTCATTCGGCAAACAATGTCCAtcatcatcaatcaagcaaacttACACATGCATTCGATCTTAATCATCCACATGCTACAATCATCATTCACATCTCAATTGCTTGCCTAACAATAAATACGGCATAGCAAATGCATCTCTGATTTCTGGTTAATAAGATCCAATCTGATCCTTGCTATTGCGACTCGATCAacagacctttttttttttcctttaagaaAAAGAGATGGAGAACCAATGGACATGCATGCATGGGACTTGTCCTCTTCCTCACAGCTCTGTAATTATCTTCTCCAGATCGCTCGGCCGGCAGGGTATAGCAAGGGCCCCCTCATGCTGGAACCCAAACTCCTCTTCTGCCAACTCCAACCACCTCAGAAACACTGGGTGTGagaggcagctcaacgacaccacAAATCTTTTTGGCTTCTCGTCAAAGACTGCCACCACTGCAAAGTGGCCTTCCTTCACATCCTCCGGCAGCACCCCAATTCTGTCAGCCTCTTCGAACTCGTCGGATAAATGACCCCATATTGAAGGAGCAGTCTTCATCTTTAAGAATGGAAGAAGACTCCTCTGCAGGACTTGAACTGCATGCTTGAGAACACTGCTTCTCTTGATGAACTTTGCCTTGGCCATGTTTTTCCTTGCTGTCAAAGGTTTGGCTCCTTTGGCTGCTTATATAGGGGATTAAGCGAAAGGAATGGGACTGCCTTCTTGTCTCGAGAGATACGCTTGTGCCGGCCTGTTTTCGATTAGCTCGAGAGAATAATATTGAGTGCAGCGTGATGTAGGTATATGGAGGCTTTCAGTTTGTCCTAATGGCCTGCCCCCCCGCCCCGAACATGGCTTTCAGCCTGTGGAAGGGAGCCCTCGGATGCTTGCATAACTTGCGCTTAGAGCCAAATATCTCTTAACTCAGATAATTTTTAGAACCATGCATCCACTTTTCAAAATATCAAGGGAAATGCTTTCGGGGTGCCGGTTGCATGGACACGAAAATTTCAACACGCTAAGAATGTTCCATTTGGCTCACAAATTTGGTCTCGATTCTGCGAGGCTCTAAGATTGGCCGATATTTGCTCCTCTGGTGTCGACAGCAGTATATTAATCCAGCTCTCTCTTTTGCTCTCCTTGTGCTGGTTGCAGGAACTGCATGATGCTGCTTCGTTAAGAGAAACATGAGATTATTTCTTAATAGAAGCTCCATAGAATTGGTGAAATGGAAGATCTTGTGATCATATAAAGACAAGGAATTCTTCCTGAACTTCTCTTAATGGCTACAATAGTTTTGTTTCTATCGTTCTTTTTGTAAAGACTCCATGTGAATCCTATTTCTCTAAATTCAATTCTCATAATAAAGTTCTGGGTGGCTCTTAGCCTCCcatacaatataataataataataataataataataataaacaatGTTTAATTTGGCAACATCCATAATTAACCAACCCATATGTTTGGCAACAACGCGAGTCACGCTTATCCTCTCATATCACATGGCTAGAGAATTGAGCATTGCTCAAATATCAACAGCATGCAGTTTTGTAGTCTTGTAGGTTATTAGGGCGAATTAGCCACTGTTTATGGGTCGACGAGTCCTTCACTGACCAAGTTCACGGAACC is from Phoenix dactylifera cultivar Barhee BC4 chromosome 18, palm_55x_up_171113_PBpolish2nd_filt_p, whole genome shotgun sequence and encodes:
- the LOC103707004 gene encoding auxin-induced protein 6B-like, translated to MAKAKFIKRSSVLKHAVQVLQRSLLPFLKMKTAPSIWGHLSDEFEEADRIGVLPEDVKEGHFAVVAVFDEKPKRFVVSLSCLSHPVFLRWLELAEEEFGFQHEGALAIPCRPSDLEKIITEL